The genomic interval GATTCGAGCCGACCCTGATCGGCATTTAAATCGCCGTACAGCAGATTATCTTTCACCGTCCCATTGAACAAGAACGGCTCCTGTTGTACAAACCCGATCTGCTGCCGAAGATACGCAATCGGCAGATCACGGATATCCTTCCCATCGATACCAATCACCCCGTCTGTCACGTCGTAAAACCGCATCAATAGCTTCAGGAGGGTACTCTTCCCCGCCCCACTCATCCCAACCAGTGCCACACGCTCCCCTGCCGGCACAGCCACTGAAACCCCTTTCAGCACTGGCACATCAGGTCGATAGTGGAACTGGACCTGGTCGAATCGAACGGCTCCATGAGCCCGATGGACAGGAGCCACGACATGAGGTCGATCGGCGACGTCCGGAATCGTATCCAGCACCTCAAAGACTCGCTCGCTCGCCGCCAACGCATGCTGCAACATGTGATTGACCGAATGAATCTGATTGATGGGGACGTAGAACATCGCCAGGTAGGAGAGGAACAAGACCAGCTCGCCCAGGGTGAGATGCCCATCCATAACCTCTCCCGCACCGTACCAGAGGATCAAGACGGTCCCGAGGGCAGCCACCAGAATCATTCCCGGCGAATAGATCGACCACAAGACCATCGCCTGGAGATTCTTCTCACTATACGCCTGGCTGAGCCTGTCGAAACGTACTTGTTCGTGCCCCTGACGGCCAAACCCCATGGTCTCCCTGATCCCGGACAAGGCATCTTGTAGATAGCCGTTCAGTTCAGCGGCGCTCTGGCGGGTCTCTCGATAATACCCATGAACCCTCGACGTAAACCAACTGGCAGACAAGGCCAGCAATGGGATCGGCAACAGCGTGAGCATCGCCAGCTTCCAATTGAGCATGAACAAGAGTCCCGTGATTCCAAGAAGAGTCAGCGACGCCGTCAGCATTCCTTCCAGCCCATCAATGAAGATCCGCTCGACATGCTCCGTGTCGTTAGTCACCCGGGACATGATCTCCCCCGTCGAGCGATTCTCAAAATAGGTGATGGACAGATGTTGAAGGGCGGAGAAAATATGCCGACGAAGATCATGAACCACCGTCTGCTCAAGCTGATTATTCAGCCGGATTCTGAGTGAGGCAAACACGTTCTTGAGCACATGGGCGCCCACGAGCAGACCAATCACCCATGGCAGCAACGACGTCTGCTTCGCCTGAATCACATCATCGATGATGATCTTGATGATCCACGGAGGCACCAGCTCCATCGCCGTCGCGCACGCGGCACAGACGAGTGTCGTGATCGCGAGAGCGCGGTGAGGCCGAAGATACAGCAGAACACGAAGAAGGGACTTCACGAGCAGTTCAACAAGAGAGGCATCAAATTACATTCGTGGGTTCTTTTTGCCAATACTGCGAAAATTCGTCCAGCTGAGTAAGGGTGGACATATCGGTCATGCGATCCAGAAAAACTTTGCCGATCAAGTGATCGAGTTCGTGCTGAATACAGACTGCGTACAGTTCGGTCGCCTCAAAGTCCAAAGCTTTGCCCTTCCGATCCAGCCCCTTGACCCGCACCAGTGAGGGTCGGATCACCTTACCCCGCAATCCATCAACACTCAGACAACCTTCCCAGTTGTCTACTTGTTCAGGCCCGTAATACACAATCGAGGGGTTGATGAGGACCGTTTCTGGAAACCCACCCTCACCTTTACAGCCCATCACTACCAGTTGAATCGAACGTGACACTTGTGGCGCAGCCAACCCGATGCCCGGTTCGTCGTACATCACTTCAAACATGTCGTCGATCAACCGCTGAATCTCAGACGATTTAATCTCTCGCGGATCAATCGGCGCAGCAACTTTGCGAAGAATAGGGTTGCCTAATTTGGCAATCGTGAGCATCGCTCCGCTCTTGAGTTTCATATCCATACATTCGTAGCATAGGAATCTCTCGGCCCGCAACCTCCCGGCTGGTCGCTAGGAACTCCGTTTTGACCGGCGCGGTTCGGGAATCTCAAAGACGTCTTTATTGGCGTCCCACCACTCGATCCATTCACTCGACCATACGG from Nitrospira sp. carries:
- the def gene encoding peptide deformylase, which encodes MKLKSGAMLTIAKLGNPILRKVAAPIDPREIKSSEIQRLIDDMFEVMYDEPGIGLAAPQVSRSIQLVVMGCKGEGGFPETVLINPSIVYYGPEQVDNWEGCLSVDGLRGKVIRPSLVRVKGLDRKGKALDFEATELYAVCIQHELDHLIGKVFLDRMTDMSTLTQLDEFSQYWQKEPTNVI
- a CDS encoding ABC transporter ATP-binding protein, which gives rise to MKSLLRVLLYLRPHRALAITTLVCAACATAMELVPPWIIKIIIDDVIQAKQTSLLPWVIGLLVGAHVLKNVFASLRIRLNNQLEQTVVHDLRRHIFSALQHLSITYFENRSTGEIMSRVTNDTEHVERIFIDGLEGMLTASLTLLGITGLLFMLNWKLAMLTLLPIPLLALSASWFTSRVHGYYRETRQSAAELNGYLQDALSGIRETMGFGRQGHEQVRFDRLSQAYSEKNLQAMVLWSIYSPGMILVAALGTVLILWYGAGEVMDGHLTLGELVLFLSYLAMFYVPINQIHSVNHMLQHALAASERVFEVLDTIPDVADRPHVVAPVHRAHGAVRFDQVQFHYRPDVPVLKGVSVAVPAGERVALVGMSGAGKSTLLKLLMRFYDVTDGVIGIDGKDIRDLPIAYLRQQIGFVQQEPFLFNGTVKDNLLYGDLNADQGRLESAARAARAHEFIAALPEGYDTWIGERGVKLSVGQKQRVSIARALLKDPPIVIFDEATSNIDTETEVKIREALNELTTGRTTFIIAHRLSTLHDVDRIIVLDNGRLVEDGRHDELVGRGGVYAGLYEAQFQV